The genomic stretch agtacagtactgtacaaggaATGACAGGGTTTGttgctaggggctgaagggactttgcgaagaaccttaagtaatgcctttgGGGATCAAGGTTATGCAAGTGGAAATTCCATGCCAAACTAACTACCATATTTATTTCAGAGTGGCTGTGGCGATGCAGAGTCCGTGGATATCTGTTGAGGGCCCTCGCTGTCGTAAGCGCCCTTGTTTCGGTAGTGGTTGTGTGGTCGGAACTCACGTTTTTCAGCACATCGCCCACCTTATCTCTCTTTGCAGTGTTTGTCAATCTTGCAAAGGCAAATTATGACTACTTTACTATAGAGGTAGGTTTGGTTTATTTAGGAAATCCTTCTTATTGCGTCTGATACAATCCATTTCTAATGTGTTTATAAGTTGATTTAAATGTTTGTCTTCAAATTAGGTAGTTAAAATGTACTTATCAGCTACCATGTTATGATTAACTTTCCCCATGCCGCTGTTTTGCACATcataaatttatagatatgtctcttaaaattgaataataagtGTCAAGTACAGGTTTGTTTAGGATAGGAACTACGGgaaattgctgttagctgtaagatatccgTAGAATATTCAAGTGCAGTCTATAATGTATGGTCTTTGTTGCTTATCAAAAAGGCCTGACCACCCAAAGTGTTCATTAAGTTGAGGTGCTGCCTATGCTttaaataaattgcattttctgtatgatattttactgaatttcaacTTATCATTGCTGATTTTGTCCTGTGAAGTTTATTTACTTACATCACAGTCGCATTTCAGTAAATTAGtaaaatcttttttgttttctgtacagattaTCTCATCTTTGTCCATGGCATACATTGCGCTGTGTGCGTATTCCACCTTGTTCAAGGTTCGCGTGTTGAACCTGTATTACCTAGCGCCATACCACCAGACAGACGAGTATTCCTTGATCTTCTCAGGAATGATGCTCTGCCGTCTCACCCCACCCATGTGCCTCAATTTCCTCTCCCTCATCCACATGGATTCTCATGTCATCCAGGAACACACTGAAGAAACCCATTACACACAAGTAAGTAGCGTTTGTTTACACATTTCGTTATCAGATTTTACTTTGTGATGTTGATGAATGAGCCTGTGATTTGGTTATTTGCCGTGTTCTGCAGCTTGAGGAAGTATATGCAGAAGTAATTCacgttgaaaatgaaaatttaaggagCGACTGTAGATGAACAAACAGAAATTCACGTTGGGATTGTTCCTGGTCTGCACGACTTTTTATTTTATCGGtgtatattatttgctttttgatTTATCTTTCAGGTTTCTGTGTACGTCCGGgctgtatttattgtatttacacATGTACCCTAATTTATACTATAGACGCCAAGTAGACCTCTCTCAATTACAGCTTTGTGAATTGTCAAGGTTGAAATGCCCTGAAAGGATGCTGCAATAGTTTTTCATTCACTGTTTCAGATCATGGGACACATGGATGTGATTAGAATCATCAGTGATGGCTTCAACATCTACTTCCCAATGATGATTGTAGCCCTTTGTTTGGCAACATACTACAGTCTGGGTTCAAGACTCTTGTCTGCCCTCGGCTTCCAGCAGTTCATGTGTGATGACGACCTCACTACAGATCTGATTGAAGAGGGCAAAACACTTATTAGCAGAGGTAAGAGATCAGTTTATGTATGTGAGTACTGAACACAGAGTAAAATGCCGTCACCTTTCACCTGGGTTGCAGGTTAATTACGGAAACTTGATGTTGTACCAAGTATTTGAATGATGTGTGTCATGTACGTATACCCTGAACCTTTTCAGTTTCACAAAGAGTCATGAAGCAGTTATTGTACTCACATGTCATTAAAGTAGCTAAAAAACTTGGTTGTCGCAGGTGTCTAGTTAAATTTGAATCTAATTAGAAGTACTGGTTAGTCATTAGATATTCAAAATTGGCTGTTATGGTGACCAGCATAGAGATGACAGCAAAAGAGGAAATTTCAAATCTAGATTCTCTCGAAGTTAACTTAATTCCCTGATCTCTTGCAGAATCCCGTCGCCGCCAGAGAATGGAAGATAACGCTGCTCGTAGAAGAGACTTCACCGAACGATTTGGTGGAGGAGAATCATCTGCTAGCATGTACAGGTCAGTTCGAATGTCTAAAATACTTTGAACCAATGATGGTTTGTCACTAACGATACTGTCAGCTCTATGGAGccaaaaaatttttacatttacttgtGCCTTCTGAGTGTGAAAAGTCATGTGAATCAGTCCTAGTAGTTGAATGTTAATTGGCTTGACATGGAGTTGAAGGTGTGCAACCTGAAAACCTCCCTTGCTAGAGCATAGCACCATTGCCTTGTAGAAGTGTATTTAGTCAAGAGATAAGAAACTTTTGTAAAACATCCCTGGCTCGAGCACAGCTCCCCTGCTTTGTTGAAGAGTATTTAGTCAAGTAAGGGACAAGGTAGGCATTGTGTAACATAATTAGTTTCTTTTGTTTGTGGCCAGGAATAGTGTACCTCTTCGAAGGTACAAAGCTGTCTTGCACAAGTTCATTAGGGCTGCACGCATCCTTTGTGCGCTATGGAGAGGGTAATTGATGATGATTTTGCTAGTAATgcattatataatcaaataatgaTGGCGACCAAGAATGTTCTCTAAGTGCATATGTGCTAAGTATTGGATATATCTTGAGGTCTCATGTCAGTGGTTATACACGTTTGACTTTCTGTTAGTTGTGGATTAAGGAGAATATTTAGGTTGTGTTTACTTGTatgattttctttctctgtctgccATAGAAAATTTGTTGTAGTTATCTGCTTATTTTATTATGTTGCTTTTATGATTTCATGTTATACCTGATGATATTTGTGAATGATATATTTGAGATGTACAGGATTGATATACTGTATCTTTAAAAAATGGTTTCACTTTTTGCTGCATAGAACTCAGAGTATGTTCCAGTGGGAATTAGTATTAGAGTTGAATGTATGTTGAAGTGAATGTAGACTTTATAGTGTTGTCCAGGAACTTGTTTATAAACCAATACACCATGATGTAAATcaattgaattaaaaatgaacttgACGCACTGTTATTTATTTGAAACCGTATCACCGTAGCATTGCTGTTCCAAATGACGTGTGGTTTCAGATCTGCAAGACAGAGAGCAGAAGAATTGGTTCGTCCATTGAAGCGAGACGATTCCTCCGAGTCTGCCCAGTTGGAGCTCCTCGGTGGAACCGACAGCATCGCCGATTATTCGTCTCACACGACAACTTCGTCCTTAACCATGGAAAACGAAACTGACGCTACCCAGGGGAATCACATGCCTGGAAGGATGCAGTATTCGCGAGTTCGATCCCACAAGCCAGACAAAGGACTCTTTGACGACATCTAAGTCGTCCTCGAATGACTTCACGGATAGTAGTGAACAAGATCATTCCTTGATAGCCTTATGTACATGACTGTGCCATAGAATAAGACTGAAAACCCCAAGCCCTTTGCACCAGAGTTATTCAGTTTCAACAcctgttttgtatttgtatacatgCAATCTCACTCTTTGGATTATTTGCCTCTCCTAAAACATTAACCATACAATTACTAACAGAGAAAGACCATTAGGGGCTTGTCAGCATTATAAGACATGTCTTACGTTGTAGGTGTCGTTATTGCTTGACCTATCATTCCTGAGTACAGACTTTAATGTGTTCAAACCTTGTCTGCTGTTGCGCCCAAGTTATAGAGGTGGTTCagtatttaaatagttttagACTGCTGTTGTACTTCTCTACTGTCTGGCTGGAATACGTTTGCTGACATGAGACTTGTGAGTGATTCTCATCGTTTGTGACaataatggcaatttttttttttttttttttttttgaggtttttacAGATAGctgtcaaaacttttttttttttttttttgtcggcagTTTGTGACATAAAAAATGTCACTGACTTCATGAGCTTGTCAGAATGCAGTCAAAAATGTCATTGACTTCATGAGCTTGTCAGAATGCAGAACTAGATAGATAGCTTAAGATATCCTTTACAAGTAAGGGTGTATTTATAAAAGGTTTATTTTTGACACATTTCTTGCTTTGAGTTTGCAAAGTACACATTGAAATTCAAAAGAATCCAGAAGATGACATAGCATTTGTCAAAACAGCAgtacttttgatatatttttttaaaactacctTTTAGACAGCGATTAATTTTCCAGATGAATCTCTTCAATTGACTGGTAGATGTAATATACAGTGTAGCCTAGCttgaacttgaagaaattactGTCAACTGTGAAATAACTTGAATGTTTGAATATAGGTTACATTTTAGTGCTTTTGTCCCCATACCAGATCTTGCCACTTATCAGGTGGTGGTCTCCTGAAGCATCTGTTAAGTCGAGGAGGTACTGCATTCTAACCATAAGCAAATTGGTAATGCTATGAATTTTCCtgaattacttaattattttcttactggTTAGTATTACAGTATTGTTATTGCTAGATAGTTTGACCAATCCACCCAAGTTAAATTACTTgtctctcatagggctggccactGGTTTATGTACGCAGAGATGTTCAGTTGAGAGAGCTGGTGGAACAAGGGTGCAATATAATTGAAATGTTCGTGGTAATTTGCAGAAAACAAGAGCTAAACTTGAAAGAAATGAGCCTACTGTACATAGCTTAGCAATATTTCGTTTGTACTGCAGCGATGCAATGAATTCTCTGAATATGTGGATACATTGTAACTGATGTAGGGACACAGTGTAACTGATGTTTTGCTTATTTAAGCGAGTATAGGATAATCAGCATGACAAATCTATAAAAGGTAATGATTTTTGAAACTCCAGCAAGATGCCGATATGGTTATTTACAGTGTATACAGTAATGAAACCTAAAGAGCTTACGTGTTTCTCATTGCACAAGTTTTGTTCCCTTGCATCTTTCCAACAAGAACGTGAGGAGACGTAAAGTATGACTGATAGTGTGGACAAGCCATTAGGTATCCTTTTTAGTAAGTAGTGCTGAATGTAGCTGTATTAAATAGTCACATTAATAgttaaattttcaagttttatcatTCAGGAGGCAGAAAGCCTTTCAGTTTTCAGTTAAACTGACGTGTCAGCCACATGAAACTGCATTCAGTACCTTGTGTGAAGATTAATACACAGCAATTCATATCTCTCCTGccttttttctttgaagaaaccAGTGATATTAATGAATAAGTTCAGTGTTATGTATATGTCTGAAGTAGTATAGTACTTACTTTTTGattgcaaatataatttattaattcctCGAAGCTTTTTATTTGTATGCTTGAAAACAGTTGTATACTATACAGCAAACCTTACAATAGTTTTAAATTTACCTGTGCTGGAGGAGCTGCCAGGACTTCTGTTCTCAAATTGTTGTGTTTTTAAAACAGAATGTCAAAAGTTGTTTGTTAACCAAACATTGTGAAAACAAGTTATGTTCTTCCttaagtttatcagtgtcgtACCCATGAGAAACACTAGTTTGTGTTCTTTATCTCTCACAGTCGGGTAAAAAAGTACAGTATCCCATGCAAATCCTCCTTAGAAAATGAGTGCACACAAAAAAGGTATACTATTGTATTGTCAACCTTGTCTGTAtcttaaagaataaattattgtaaGGAAGAAACGAAGAACTGCAACATATACAGGTACCTGTTGAATTGTTGTGAATCTCAGAAAGTTTCAAGATTTAGCGCCATGTCAAACAGCCTCCAAGGGACAAATCCTAAGACCTGAACACGACACGTGGAGAGAATTACCCGACAGACAGTGCCATAGATCTATTATAATAAGGTGGTTGAAACAGATCTGTGAGTTGCAATTTTAGAGTCTCATGAGGCTGGGCCAAATAATTTGTTCTCAAGGGGTGATGAGTAAGATGGGGTAAAGAAGTTAGACGACTAAGTGGGAAGAGACCAAATGGAACATTCTAAATATAAGAGTAAGGAATTTCTACAAAGGGCCACTGCAAAGAACTTCTAATAGTGCCAACTGAATGTTGTGCAGATCACTGTAGACAATAAACCGTAAGAGCCCATAGATTAGTAGGATTCAAGTTAGCCATTAGCCTCAAGACATGTACAGGGTATTAAGTAAGGGATCACTTCAGCCACTAAATAGTTTTATTCTTCAATATTGTAGTGAAGAAATATATTCACAGTGGAAATAAATTCCATATGCTTTCTGTGTGATTCTTATTCCCTCCATATCAAAGTAACAGGGACTGTTCACTTAACAGTAAAACATGAGAGGGTTACTGTGTACTGCACAATAATCagacaattttattaaaatagtttcCTTGCTAACTTCCTGAGCATATTTACAAAAGACTTACGATGTCAGCACTGGCAAAAACTAACCTCCCTTGCTCTCTGGGTCACCacacttctttcttcttctgaaagGTCCGATCATATGCGACGGCATGTCTTGGAAAGGGATGTTATCTAGCATGGTTATGTCTTCCCTTATTTGTGCTCctgttataaataaaagaattttagcaAAGTTCATTCACAAGTCTCATTTACATCATTAGTAAAATGTGATCTGATGAGCTCTTATGAGAAAGATGAAGACATCTTCCTATTGTTGGTTAGTCAAGAGCTAGTTTCCACTACAGTTATTGggatcatttttaaaaatggcaaacaagaaaaaatatcaaaattgttaCGGcaatttgtatttctcctaacatacaaacctgaagttgtCTACAAtgaagctaaatcctatgtaaagaacaaaggtttctattcgtgtaggaacaaatagcaaatttttaaagcaatttgtatttttctcaacATACACACCTGAGGTTCTTTACATGGGATTTAGCTTCTATGTacagaacaaaggtttgtatttgtgtaggaatgaAAACTGTGAAAACTTACTGTAACTGCTGACATCTGTCTGTACTGCCTGAAGCACGTGTTTCCGCAGCACTTGCTCTACTTGTCTGCCATACTTGATAAGCTGGAATAGGATGTCAAATGTTACAAGAGTTTGACTAATTTCAAAGAACATTTGACtaaaatgacagtgaaaagaaaactatgtagTGTTCAATATGTGTGGCAAGAAATGTGAATGTacagagtaaaatttatatataaaattttcagagtTGGAGTGAGAATATATCTACACTTTTTTCATAACCATTACCCTATTTTCAGgttaaacatattttctttcccgACATACTTACTCGACGTTTATTCCAGTCATTCATTTACTCTccattttttcacattcacaattccGAAAATCAGGTCTTCTGGAATtactataaatatgtaatcatttcTCTTTTCAACCATCGTATTCTCAATGTCCAGCCTCTCattactattacttcttagtgaaaCTGTGGAGAATTTCCTCCTGGTTTCACTTTTGGATCCTTGCTCTCTATCTCATTTATTCTCTGGGTCTCATTATTGTAGTCCAGCCACTCCAGCCCCTTTTCTCTATCatgagcactgaatggctgaaagtgcctcgGAGCTCCGGTCTGTAGCCTGAACGTCACAATTCATTCAGACTTGGTGTCAACTGAATTCTTTCATCcataatttataaacaaactGGTTTTGATTATCATTACGCAATCAAGGTACTAGGAATAAAGTactgaaaaactaaaacaaaacgaTAATGATACAAGTTAGAATACCTGAGAAAAAACTGGGTCAGCTTCAAGCCAAAAGTTTACGGGGGACATATAACTAGAGGCATGGGTGGCCAACACTACAAGAGTtcttttaaattatcaaaatatgacTAAGGATGTGTAacttttacttcagttttcatgaaacttacctcTTCAACAGCTTCAGCATCCGTAACGCCCTTGTTCTTGACGAATTCACTGTTTATTTTCAGTCGTGCAgctgaaaaagaattttattcatttttagtctGTTTCTTAATCATACCTTAATCtacaataaaatggaaaaataggtaGATGATGTTCGTTAACTGAATTTTATCTGATAAATTAATACATGCCAAAAATCATCCCTTATTCCCCCCGCAAGAAATTTACAATTTGCATAAGCCTAGAAAACATTTAATGCATACGGCACAGACACATCTACAGTGTTACTCAATTTTTCCACATGACAGTACAATTTTTACAGCACACTCCTATACAGTGGCCCCTAAATTTACCACATGATTTGGGGATCTGGCCTTCTCACAAGTAACAAAACCCTCAGAGCTTGACAGCACCCACAAACCTCTTGAATGCTCTTTTTAAACTACAGTAGGGTACCAATATgagacaaaatgtaaaataaaaataattatcaccaATGAAATTTCTGTAAGAATACTTATGTATAtagaataatttctttcaatCAGGGacaccccgtaggagggtagtgctgtcaatgcacctcacacagtgcactgtaaggattacttgaggttctttgcagtgtcccttcggcccctagctgcaacccctttcatttcttttaatgtacctccattcatatctttcttccatcttactttccaccctctcctaacaattgtttcacagtgcaactgcaaggttttccccctgttacacctttcaaacctctttctctcaattattctttcagcgctgaatgacctcataagtcccagcgcttggccttctggcctaaattgcatattctaTCTTTCCTCAATAAGAACAATGGAATAGTAATACTAAAGGTCAATATTCAATGTACAGTATTACAATGCCGACATTACCAGCCAGTGCTGCTTCATCCCCTTGGAATGCAACGGCACGCGCTCGGTGAAGCTGTTTGAAGCATGACAGCACCTGCAAACAATAATTATCgttagaaataactgaaaatgtctATCTTATAAACAGCATTTTTGCCTTGTTTAAATTAGTcaaaaattgcatttataaattcagtttaaattagtcaaaaattgcatttataaaTTCAGTTTCAAACATTAAAAGATTATGTATGATTACTGTATAAAACTCATAATATATACGATGCATTTAACAGTTAACTATAAATACCTCTTAATTCTCTTAATTATTCACCTGTTTTATGGtcactaaagaaaaataaccagTGGATATAAATTCTTAGTGAAGAAACAGGTTTCCCAGAAAAGTACATTCCATGTTTCTACCACCTAACTTGACATAGTGTTACTTTTAAATTGGCTGCAAGTCAGATGGAGCCACACAAAACTGCATGAAGCACCCATAAGGCTGCCCACGCTCCTTGCAAAAGtattgaccatttttttttttcactgcaaaaaaaaaaggctaaaaaagtgcAAAATACTGACAAATAATGAAGCAAATAAGGTAGCAGGCTACTGATTCTAGTTTTCAACACTCTCTTGGTAGACGGGCAAGGGAAGCCCATTTGCACTGGCCTGCGGCTGAAGAGAAAGCGAGTAGACTAGTGACGGAAGCTAGGCTAGGGGTATTCCCTGACTCACCACCCTCCTCTCTACCAGTTAAATACCAAGTAAATA from Macrobrachium rosenbergii isolate ZJJX-2024 chromosome 54, ASM4041242v1, whole genome shotgun sequence encodes the following:
- the LOC136834862 gene encoding complex III assembly factor LYRM7, translated to MSLELRGRVLSCFKQLHRARAVAFQGDEAALAAARLKINSEFVKNKGVTDAEAVEELIKYGRQVEQVLRKHVLQAVQTDVSSYRAQIREDITMLDNIPFQDMPSHMIGPFRRRKKCGDPESKGG